A region of Malaclemys terrapin pileata isolate rMalTer1 chromosome 20 unlocalized genomic scaffold, rMalTer1.hap1 SUPER_20_unloc_2, whole genome shotgun sequence DNA encodes the following proteins:
- the GARIN5A gene encoding Golgi-associated RAB2 interactor protein 5A has translation MGQLQRCLARGEYGQLQECPLFESDFLQVTKSGDVASRVTLGIAATSPRLELPDLLLLARPVLVPAGGPCCCRCARGLPPPEEELELFGLLPLRFVRLSIQDELRHRLKVRLASGRTFYLQLLAPPAQLERVFGQWVRLLYRLRYQRPGAWHSVSLGGTGPRPALVSPSLLNHQFTRPSQSQGENPGVRAPSPRCSNRQTPLPSQSQG, from the exons ATGGGTCAGCTGCAGCGCTGCCTGGCGCGCGGGGAGTATGGCCAGCTGCAGGAGTGCCCGCTCTTCGAGAGCGACTTCCTCCAG GTGACCAAGAGCGGAGACGTGGCCAGCCGGGTGACCCTGGGCATCGCTGCCACCAGCCCCCGCCTGGAGCTGCCCGACCTCCTGCTGCTGGCGCGGCCCGTCCTGGTGCCCGCGGGGGggccctgctgctgccgctgcgCCCGGGGGCTGCCCCCGCCGGAGGAGGAGCTTGAGCTCTTTGG GCTGCTGCCCCTGCGCTTCGTGCGGCTCTCCATCCAAGACGAACTCCGGCATCGGCTCAAGGTGCGTCTGGCCTCAGGCCGGACCTTCTACCTGCAGCTCCTGGCGCCGCCCGCCCAGCTGGAGCGAGTCTTCGGGCAGTGGGTACGACTGCTGTACCGCCTGCGCTACCAGCGGCCTGGGGCCTGGCACAGCGTGAGTCTGGGGGGCACGGGGCCCAGGCCTGCCTtagtctccccttccctcctcaacCACCAATTCACAcgcccttcccagagccagggagagaacccaggcgtccgggctcccagcccccgctgctctaaccgccagaccccgctcccctcccagagccaggga